In the genome of Synergistaceae bacterium, the window TCTTGACTGAGGATGAGGGCGGAAAATTATATCATAGTCGGCCGCTAAATCTTTTATGAAGTCAAGACTATAATATGACATAAAGCCTTTTTCACCCCATGACGGCGCAATTAAGATAACTTTTCGGGGATTTTCAGGTTTTGCGAGCTTCTCATTATATAATTTGTCCCAGTAAGGCAGGCCAAGCGAAATTAATTCTTTTTCCGGCAATTTTCGCAAGTTCTCAATAAATCTTATAGCGGGCTGGACATAATCTCCGGGAGTAAGAATAATATCATAAGAATCTAACGCAAATTTTTTGTAATACGCTATTCCTACTGGATCATGGAAAACATGAGCTAAAATTTTTGTATTAGCCGGTCTCGGTAAGCCATAGCCGGGAGTCCCTATATTCGGAGTAGTCGCAAGCATGATTTTGCAAGAAACTTGATTTAGACGGGCATATGCTGCACTGCCTTCACCGATATATTTTGCTGTCATTAATTTATTGCGGATTCTCAAGGCCGGATCTTCTAAATCCATTGTGTAATAAGTAAATGCTTGATTCTTTGCGATTAAGGCGTTAATTATCGGCTCAAAAGTATTCCAGTAATTGCGCCCCTCTGAAAAAATTACTATTTCGCTTGAAATTTTCGAGTCCTTGTGAGTCTTCCCTGTCAATCTATAATAAAGACTCCGAATTGCAAACGCGCTCACACTCACAAGAGTTACAGCAATATAAATTAAAGCATTCCCCGCGCTGGGATCAAGATACGCCGCCGCAGTTCCGGGACTCGCGAAAATCAGCGCAAATGCAGTAACAGCAACGTACCCCCCCCCCCCCTAGTAAATTTACGTATAAAATTGTGCATGAATTAAATCACCTTCTGAAAAATTTTTATAAATTATAACTTGTTTTCTCGCTGTATAATACACTAAAAATTTTAGAGATTTTATTTTATTCGGAGGAATTAATAAATTTGTTTCGAGATTCATATGACGTAATTATAATAGGAGGAGGCCACGCAGGCTGTGAGGCTGCTTTATCATCTGCAAAAATGGGCTGTAAAACTTTAATGCTAAATCTAAATGTCGATAACACAGCTTTAATGCCCTGTAATCCTTCAATCGGAGGCCCCGCAAAAGGCCACTTAGTTCGTGAAGTCAGCGCACTGGGAGGCGAACAGGCTAGAGCAGCAGATTATTCTACGTTAATGATTCGCTGGCTGAATACTTCAAAGGGTGCGGCGGTTCGTGCTTTGCGTGCTCAGTGCGACCCTGGATTATACAGCACTTATTACAGGAAATTATTGACTACACAAAAAAATTTAGACATAAATCAAGACGAGGCCATAAAAATTTTAGTGCATAATAACAAGATTTCAGGCGTTGAGACTCGGCACGGGGCAATTTATGAGACTCTTGCATTAGTGATTTGCGGAGGAGTCTATATAGGCTCAAAAATTTTCGTGGGAAATAAAAATTTCAAGTCCGGACCGATGGGACAAAATAACGCTGAAAATATATTAGACTCACTTCACGAACTCGGCATAAAAACAGGCACAATGCGAACGGACACAACCCCGCGATTAAACATTAACACTATAGATTTTTCACGGGCGACTCCTCAATTGTCAGAAAATGAGCCTTTATGCTTTGATTTCTTTACCGAGCCTAAAATTTATAATAATTCAAATTATGCCTGCTATTTTTCACGAACGACTGAAGAGACTTATAATATTTTGTCGCGAAATATAAAACGTTCGCCGCTCGTAACAGGTGATGTGAATTCGCACGGCCCCCGCTATTGTCCATCTATTGAAGATAAATTTTTGAGATTTCCGAATCATATAACGCACCCGATTGTATTCGAGCCTGTTTCGTTAAATACTAATGAAGTTTACGTGCAAAATTTTTCGACGAGTCTGCCCTATGATGTTCAAGTCGAAATGATTCACTCTTTGCCAGGTTGTCAGAACGCTAAAATCATTAAGCCCGGTTATGGAATCGAATATTATTATTTATTGCCGGATCAATTAAAGCACTCACTTGAGAATAAAAATATTTCCGGCTTATTCTGTGCCGGCCAAGTAAATGGGACTTCAGGCTATGAAGAGGCAGGCGCGCAGGGTTTATTAGCTGGTATAAATGCGGCTTTATTCGTGAAGGACTCAGAGCCTTTGACTCTAACTCGTGATAATAGTTATCTCGGAGTCCTTATTGACGACTTGACCACGAAAAGCACCGACGAGCCATATAGAATGCTGACGAGCCGCTGTGAACATAGATTGTTATTGCGCTGGGATAATGCATTGCACAGGCTTTCAGATTTAGGACGTAAAGCGGGCTTAATTGATGACTCAAAATGGGAATTGATTCAAGAGAGATTTTCACGTGAGAATCAAGAATTTACGAGATTAAATAATTCAAGATTGACTCCTTCAGACGAGATTAACAAAATTTGTGAAGAATATAACGCAGAAATATTAATAAATTCAATCAGTCCGGCAGAATTCTTGAAACATAGGGGCGTAAGATATGAGCTGATTAATAAAATTTGTCCGAGCGATAAGAATTTAACCCGTGAAGAAATTTCGCACATTGAGACCGAATTACGTTATACAGGCTATTTAGAACGAGAAAATAGAGTCGCTGACAGAATGAAAGACTTTGACAACGCGAAAATTCCCCTAAATTTTGATTATGACTCAGTAATAGGCTTAAGATCTGAATGTCTGCAAAAATTGAAACACTTTAGGCCTGAATCACTGGGACATGCTTTGAGAATTTCGGGCGTGACTCCTACAGACGTGCAATTAATTTCGGTTATACTCGCAAGAAATGAACGACGAAAAAATAAATCTTAATATAACCCGGCTATTTCCCGAAGTAGTCATGAGGCTAAAAATTTTAGAAGCGTTAAAATCTTCTTGGCCTTCAATCGTGGGAGCAGCTGCAAAACATTCAGTGCCGTATGATTTAATTCTTGATAATTTGTACGTCGCAGCAGAGAATCAACACACCGCGCAAATGATTCAAAATATGCGGGGGAATATCACGCGGGCATTAATAACGCGCTATAAATATAATGAGAACGCAAAAATTAACGTGATTATAAGACTTGGCCGGCCTCCTGTCATGAAAGCAATAATAAAACCTGCTCAGGATAACGCGAAATCCCAGCAGGCAGTTATTATTAATGACGAACAAGTTAATAAATATATTTCGGAATGTCCGGAAGATTTGCCCGATGATGCAAAATTAGCGATTTCACATTTACGGGCATATCTTGAAAATATGAATTATTGAATCCTAGTCCAGTTTTCAGGCTTGAACATTGAGCCTTTGACCTGATAGACTCCGCCGTCAAGATTGAAGAGTTTTTCATTTCCATTAGGCGGGACAATAGAACGACCGCAAAAAATTCTGATTCTGTCAGAGCTGCTCAAATTTTTTAACTCGTCGAGCGTGTAGAACACTTCATGTTTAGCGATTCCAGTTATTAACAATGCCGGTGTGTCTTCAATTGACATAAACGAGTCAGACGTGATTAAATCTCCGTGCGAGTCAAAATCTTTAAACATTAATAATGCGTTAGGACACCCGTTATAATTATCGCGATTCAAATTTTGATTCAATTGCCAGCTGTCTCCGAAATCATGATCTGACACGAGAATAATTCTCGTATTGTCGTAAATGCCTTTAGATTTTAGACTCTTCACGAAATCAGCAAGAAATCTTAAAATATGAGTCTCCGTATAAAGATGTTCGGGGAATAGTCCGTCAACTAGAATAAATTGTCCTTCTGTTAATGGATATGGATCTGTAACAGGCTGCAACGAGTCG includes:
- a CDS encoding CDP-glycerol glycerophosphotransferase family protein; this encodes MTGKTHKDSKISSEIVIFSEGRNYWNTFEPIINALIAKNQAFTYYTMDLEDPALRIRNKLMTAKYIGEGSAAYARLNQVSCKIMLATTPNIGTPGYGLPRPANTKILAHVFHDPVGIAYYKKFALDSYDIILTPGDYVQPAIRFIENLRKLPEKELISLGLPYWDKLYNEKLAKPENPRKVILIAPSWGEKGFMSYYSLDFIKDLAADYDIIFRPHPQSRKAEPELLDKAKKLIDSLPCAKWDYNQSPAESLSRADLLISDTSAIKVDYAVIYERPVIALEVKAQNLDSFEISELPDDMKSLADKLCVPIKASEINNISEIVRDSLKSENLSSISEFVRENIANLGTAGEHIADYLISKAKEGSQE
- the mnmG gene encoding tRNA uridine-5-carboxymethylaminomethyl(34) synthesis enzyme MnmG — protein: MNLFRDSYDVIIIGGGHAGCEAALSSAKMGCKTLMLNLNVDNTALMPCNPSIGGPAKGHLVREVSALGGEQARAADYSTLMIRWLNTSKGAAVRALRAQCDPGLYSTYYRKLLTTQKNLDINQDEAIKILVHNNKISGVETRHGAIYETLALVICGGVYIGSKIFVGNKNFKSGPMGQNNAENILDSLHELGIKTGTMRTDTTPRLNINTIDFSRATPQLSENEPLCFDFFTEPKIYNNSNYACYFSRTTEETYNILSRNIKRSPLVTGDVNSHGPRYCPSIEDKFLRFPNHITHPIVFEPVSLNTNEVYVQNFSTSLPYDVQVEMIHSLPGCQNAKIIKPGYGIEYYYLLPDQLKHSLENKNISGLFCAGQVNGTSGYEEAGAQGLLAGINAALFVKDSEPLTLTRDNSYLGVLIDDLTTKSTDEPYRMLTSRCEHRLLLRWDNALHRLSDLGRKAGLIDDSKWELIQERFSRENQEFTRLNNSRLTPSDEINKICEEYNAEILINSISPAEFLKHRGVRYELINKICPSDKNLTREEISHIETELRYTGYLERENRVADRMKDFDNAKIPLNFDYDSVIGLRSECLQKLKHFRPESLGHALRISGVTPTDVQLISVILARNERRKNKS
- a CDS encoding DUF721 domain-containing protein, with translation MNDEKINLNITRLFPEVVMRLKILEALKSSWPSIVGAAAKHSVPYDLILDNLYVAAENQHTAQMIQNMRGNITRALITRYKYNENAKINVIIRLGRPPVMKAIIKPAQDNAKSQQAVIINDEQVNKYISECPEDLPDDAKLAISHLRAYLENMNY